The following coding sequences lie in one Enterococcus sp. 9E7_DIV0242 genomic window:
- the rimP gene encoding ribosome maturation factor RimP gives MSSVVETVTELVTPILKEQNFELVDIEFVKEGKNWFLRVFIDKTGGIDIEECAFVSEQLSERLDAIEPDPIPQAYFLEVSSPGAERPLKKEADYENAVGEYIHLSFYQAVEGEKQIEGTLKSFDKETVTLTVKIKTRTKELVIDRKNIAKARLAIKF, from the coding sequence TTGAGTAGTGTCGTGGAAACTGTTACTGAGTTAGTCACACCGATCTTGAAAGAGCAGAATTTTGAACTTGTAGATATAGAGTTTGTCAAGGAAGGGAAGAACTGGTTTTTACGAGTGTTTATTGATAAAACAGGTGGCATTGATATAGAAGAATGTGCATTTGTCAGTGAGCAATTAAGTGAACGACTGGATGCAATAGAACCAGATCCGATTCCGCAGGCCTATTTTCTCGAGGTCTCTTCTCCGGGGGCAGAACGTCCATTGAAGAAGGAAGCTGACTATGAAAACGCAGTGGGAGAGTACATCCATCTTTCTTTCTATCAAGCTGTAGAAGGCGAAAAACAGATCGAAGGAACACTGAAAAGCTTTGACAAAGAAACAGTCACCTTGACAGTGAAAATCAAAACAAGAACAAAAGAATTGGTCATCGATCGA